From a region of the Nocardioides ginsengisegetis genome:
- a CDS encoding alkaline phosphatase family protein, with protein MIARRTRLVLLAATALALVLPPADAAFRPTTQQSAHTAAVRTAPLQRAGTSAYVPPIKHVFVINIENKGYDKTWGDTSEAPYLAKTLRKQGVLLDHYYGTAHNSQPNYIAQVSGQGPNPVMQSDCQTFSTFVKTGDQDPGQAVGQGCVFPEEVATLPRQLTDKGLSWRGYMDDMRRPCQHPAVDQPDPTQHATATKNYAVRHNPFVYFMSIIGHQKYCERHVVGMKHLRKDLQTARTTPNLVYITPDLCHDGHDAPCADGRPGGLTSINTWMKKWVPILMASPAYRRNGAIYITADESDGPQTDATACCGPETSANSAMPGISGPGGGRIGALVLSRFVKPNTWSTTPYNHYSLLGSMEEIFGVDKLGYANDPGVETFGLDVYNSGWDN; from the coding sequence TTGATCGCCCGACGCACCCGCCTGGTGCTGCTCGCCGCCACGGCCCTCGCCCTGGTCCTGCCGCCGGCCGACGCCGCGTTCCGTCCGACCACCCAGCAGTCGGCCCACACGGCCGCCGTCCGCACGGCGCCCCTGCAGCGCGCCGGCACGTCGGCGTACGTCCCGCCGATCAAGCACGTGTTCGTGATCAACATCGAGAACAAGGGCTACGACAAGACCTGGGGCGACACCTCCGAGGCGCCCTACCTCGCCAAGACCCTGCGCAAGCAGGGCGTGCTGCTCGACCACTACTACGGCACGGCGCACAACTCCCAGCCCAACTACATCGCGCAGGTCTCGGGGCAGGGCCCCAACCCGGTCATGCAGTCGGACTGCCAGACGTTCTCGACGTTCGTGAAGACCGGTGACCAGGACCCCGGCCAGGCGGTCGGCCAGGGCTGCGTGTTCCCCGAGGAGGTCGCGACGCTGCCGCGCCAGCTGACCGACAAGGGCCTGTCGTGGAGGGGCTACATGGACGACATGCGTCGCCCGTGCCAGCACCCGGCCGTCGACCAGCCCGACCCGACGCAGCACGCGACGGCGACCAAGAACTACGCCGTCCGGCACAACCCCTTCGTCTACTTCATGTCGATCATCGGGCACCAGAAGTACTGCGAGCGGCACGTCGTCGGGATGAAGCACCTGCGCAAGGACCTCCAGACCGCGCGCACGACGCCCAACCTCGTCTACATCACCCCCGACCTGTGCCACGACGGCCACGACGCCCCGTGCGCCGACGGGCGTCCCGGTGGGCTGACGTCGATCAACACGTGGATGAAGAAGTGGGTGCCGATCCTGATGGCCTCGCCGGCCTACCGCCGCAACGGCGCCATCTACATCACCGCCGACGAGTCCGACGGTCCGCAGACCGACGCCACCGCCTGCTGCGGCCCCGAGACCTCCGCCAACAGCGCGATGCCGGGCATCTCCGGCCCGGGTGGTGGCCGGATCGGCGCACTGGTGCTGAGCAGGTTCGTCAAGCCCAACACCTGGAGCACGACCCCCTACAACCACTACTCCCTGCTCGGGTCGATGGAGGAGATCTTCGGGGTCGACAAGCTCGGCTACGCCAACGATCCCGGGGTGGAGACGTTCGGCCTCGACGTCTACAACTCGGGCTGGGACAACTGA
- a CDS encoding GNAT family N-acetyltransferase produces MLTRHGVRPLGATDLDAFLALASRDPVVNVFTDYRARTTNLEPRWLGGEMWGRFDGGEMVAACHVGANLVPVQATAEDARAFAERALTRGRTVSTIVGPHDAVQVFWNGVAAGWGKPRELRWNQPHLEIRGTPLVAPDPGVRRTTRTDMDELYPACVAMYTEEVGISPEYGGGAELYRARVTQLMNRGWSFARFDEGRLVFKAEVACATPYAAQIQGVWVPPDRRGEGLATAGMAAVVELVRREVAPIVSLYVNNWNDSARRTYAKVGFVETARFATVMF; encoded by the coding sequence GTGCTCACCCGCCACGGAGTGCGCCCGCTGGGTGCCACGGACCTCGACGCCTTCCTGGCGCTCGCGTCCCGCGACCCCGTGGTCAACGTCTTCACCGACTACCGCGCCCGCACGACCAACCTCGAGCCGCGCTGGCTCGGCGGCGAGATGTGGGGCCGCTTCGACGGCGGGGAGATGGTGGCGGCCTGCCACGTCGGCGCCAACCTGGTGCCGGTGCAGGCCACCGCCGAGGACGCACGCGCGTTCGCCGAGCGGGCGCTGACGCGGGGACGCACCGTCTCGACGATCGTGGGTCCGCACGACGCCGTGCAGGTGTTCTGGAACGGCGTCGCCGCCGGGTGGGGCAAGCCGCGCGAGCTCCGGTGGAACCAGCCGCACCTCGAGATCCGCGGTACGCCGCTGGTCGCCCCGGACCCCGGCGTACGCCGCACCACCCGCACGGACATGGACGAGCTCTATCCGGCCTGTGTCGCGATGTACACCGAGGAGGTCGGCATCTCCCCGGAGTACGGCGGCGGCGCCGAGCTCTACCGGGCGCGCGTCACCCAGCTGATGAACCGCGGGTGGTCCTTCGCCCGCTTCGACGAGGGCCGGCTGGTCTTCAAGGCCGAGGTCGCCTGCGCCACGCCGTACGCCGCGCAGATCCAGGGGGTCTGGGTGCCGCCGGACCGCCGCGGCGAGGGGCTGGCGACCGCCGGCATGGCCGCCGTGGTCGAGCTGGTGCGGCGCGAAGTGGCACCGATCGTCTCGCTCTACGTCAACAACTGGAACGACTCCGCCCGCCGGACCTACGCGAAGGTCGGCTTCGTGGAGACGGCGCGGTTCGCGACGGTCATGTTCTGA
- a CDS encoding MFS transporter: MRPTILRDPHFLRYLLARALSATGSVATLVALPVLVYRTSHDAGLTALVAGCQAAPYLLFGLFSGALTDRWNRHRVMVVADVLSTLLLATIPLAALLGRVTVPHVLAVAFLGPTIGVFLDGAVFGALPMIVGRDRIAAATSATWSVQSVLEIVVPSVVGVLIAVLDPAWLLGFDAVTFAVSAVLVSGITRPLYDASRPRPPLTAGLVLRDIREGLAWLGGHAGVRTMTLTSAIQNLSLGGYMALTVVWLDRVLGLGTEGWRFGITYAAWALGGLVASLSLPRLIHFLTPAQITLGVLPAGAVIGIVVSRLGTWWLVAPLMVAWSYAATMAAINAVSYRQQVTPEHLLGRVNTAGRMLSWGVGWTGGALLSGLVVGPLGLRATMLAFACVQLVAVAVAWTSPLRRAAEAGPERQAVL, translated from the coding sequence GTGAGGCCGACGATCCTGCGGGACCCCCACTTCCTCCGGTACCTCCTCGCCCGCGCCCTGAGTGCGACCGGCAGCGTCGCCACGCTGGTCGCACTCCCGGTGCTCGTCTACCGCACCAGCCACGACGCCGGGCTGACGGCGCTGGTCGCCGGCTGCCAGGCGGCGCCGTACCTGCTCTTCGGGCTGTTCTCCGGTGCCCTCACGGACCGGTGGAACAGGCACCGGGTCATGGTGGTGGCCGACGTCCTGAGCACGCTGCTGCTCGCCACGATCCCGCTCGCGGCGCTCCTCGGCCGCGTGACCGTCCCGCACGTGCTCGCCGTGGCGTTCCTCGGTCCCACGATCGGCGTCTTCCTCGACGGCGCGGTCTTCGGGGCGCTCCCGATGATCGTCGGCCGCGACCGGATCGCCGCGGCCACGTCGGCCACCTGGTCGGTGCAGAGCGTGCTCGAGATCGTCGTGCCCTCGGTCGTCGGCGTGCTGATCGCGGTGCTCGACCCGGCGTGGCTGCTCGGCTTCGACGCGGTCACGTTCGCCGTGTCGGCCGTGCTCGTCTCCGGCATCACCCGCCCCCTGTACGACGCGTCCCGGCCCCGCCCGCCACTCACCGCCGGACTGGTGCTGCGCGACATCCGCGAGGGGCTGGCCTGGTTGGGCGGGCACGCCGGGGTGCGCACCATGACGCTGACCAGCGCGATCCAGAACCTCTCGCTCGGCGGCTACATGGCCCTCACCGTCGTCTGGCTCGACCGGGTCCTGGGCCTGGGCACCGAGGGCTGGCGATTCGGGATCACCTACGCCGCGTGGGCGTTGGGCGGCCTGGTGGCGTCGCTGAGCCTGCCGCGCCTGATCCACTTCCTGACGCCGGCACAGATCACCTTGGGCGTCCTGCCGGCGGGCGCGGTCATCGGCATCGTCGTGTCCCGGCTCGGCACCTGGTGGTTGGTCGCGCCGCTGATGGTCGCCTGGTCCTACGCCGCCACGATGGCGGCGATCAACGCCGTCTCCTACCGCCAGCAGGTGACTCCCGAGCACCTCCTCGGCCGGGTCAACACCGCGGGCCGGATGCTCAGCTGGGGCGTCGGCTGGACCGGCGGTGCGCTCCTCTCCGGCCTCGTGGTCGGCCCCCTGGGGCTGCGCGCCACCATGCTGGCCTTCGCGTGCGTCCAGCTCGTGGCCGTGGCCGTCGCCTGGACCTCGCCGCTGCGACGCGCTGCGGAGGCGGGGCCCGAGCGACAGGCCGTCCTCTAG